A single region of the Salvia splendens isolate huo1 chromosome 18, SspV2, whole genome shotgun sequence genome encodes:
- the LOC121777987 gene encoding vacuolar protein sorting-associated protein 28 homolog 2 has product MEVKLWNDKREREMYENFAELFAIIKATEKLEKAYVRDVISPAEYELECQKLIAHFKTLSSTLKDIVPSIERFHDTYKMDCPAAMNRLVTSGVPATVEHRAAAAMTNNTSAAIVAECVQNFITAMDSLKLNMVAVDQVHPLLSDLSASLNKLSILPPDFEGKTKMRDWIARLSKMGAADELTEQQARQLHFDLESSYNSFMAALPTAGT; this is encoded by the coding sequence ATGGAGGTTAAGCTATGGAACGACAAGCGCGAAAGGGAGATGTATGAGAATTTTGCCGAGCTCTTTGCGATTATAAAGGCAACCGAGAAGCTCGAGAAAGCTTATGTGCGGGACGTAATATCTCCTGCTGAGTATGAGCTTGAATGCCAAAAGTTGATTGCCCATTTCAAAACGCTGTCTTCCACGTTGAAGGACATTGTACCCAGCATTGAGAGGTTCCATGATACTTACAAGATGGATTGCCCTGCAGCCATGAACCGCCTCGTGACATCTGGGGTTCCTGCAACCGTCGAGCACAGGGCTGCTGCTGCGATgacaaataatacatccgctgcGATTGTGGCTGAGTGTGTTCAGAACTTTATTACTGCTATGGACTCGTTGAAGCTAAACATGGTTGCTGTTGATCAGGTCCACCCATTGTTGTCTGATCTCTCCGCTTCTCTCAATAAGCTTTCAATATTGCCACCTGATTTTGAGGGGAAGACAAAGATGAGAGACTGGATTGCCAGGCTATCGAAGATGGGTGCTGCAGATGAGCTTACTGAGCAGCAGGCTCGACAGCTGCACTTCGACCTGGAATCATCTTACAACTCATTCATGGCAGCACTTCCAACTGCAGGGACATAG
- the LOC121777551 gene encoding probable serine/threonine-protein kinase PBL23 yields MILEEMSILSCCRISKSEIKKKSLKNSKSWVYDDRDAHSTVPRSVSLSSGALKQRILAEEALRNGNARVPAEVFTFRELATATQNFNSELLVGEGGFGRVYKGYLNKTNQIVAVKQLDRNGVQGNREFLAEVLTLSLVHHANLVNLIGYCADGRQRILVYDFMHNGSLEDHLLDLPPNWKPLDWYTRMQIAKGAAQGLEYLHDTANPPIIFRDFKASNILLDENFVPKLSDFGLAKLGPTGEQDHVSTRVMGTYGYCAPEYAKTGQLTTKSDVYSFGVVFLEIISGRRAIDGTKPPEEENLVDWAKPLFKDRMKFTLMADPLLEGNYPVKGLYQALAVAAMCIQDEARTRPLIADVVTALEYLAIRADEAAAAAAEMAELE; encoded by the exons ATGATTTTGGAAGAGATGAGCATTCTTTCTTGTTGCAGAATCAGCAAAAGCGAAATCAAGAAAAAATCTCTCAAAAACTCGAAAAGTTGGGTTTATGATGATAGAGACGCACACTCCACCGTCCCTAGAAGCGTCTCGTTGAGCTCCGGCGCATTAAAGCAACGGATTTTAGCCGAAGAAGCGCTGAGAAATGGAAACGCTCGAGTCCCGGCGGAGGTCTTCACGTTCCGGGAGCTGGCGACCGCGACGCAGAATTTCAACTCGGAGCTTCTGGTGGGAGAAGGAGGGTTCGGGAGGGTCTACAAGGGCTACCTAAACAAAACAAATCAA ATTGTGGCGGTGAAGCAGCTGGACCGGAACGGCGTTCAAGGCAACCGCGAGTTTCTGGCTGAGGTTCTGACGCTGAGCCTCGTCCACCATGCTAACCTCGTGAATCTGATCGGATACTGCGCTGATGGTCGTCAGAGGATTTTGGTGTACGATTTTATGCACAATGGCTCTTTAGAAGACCACCTGCTTG atTTGCCCCCAAATTGGAAGCCTTTGGATTGGTACACAAGGATGCAGATAGCCAAGGGCGCAGCGCAGGGGCTAGAGTACTTGCACGACACTGCGAATCCTCCTATAATATTCCGAGATTTCAAGGCCTCAAACATTCTGTTGGATGAGAATTTCGTACCTAAGCTCTCGGATTTTGGGCTGGCTAAACTAGGCCCAACAGGGGAGCAAGATCACGTCTCGACGAGGGTGATGGGGACGTACGGCTACTGTGCGCCAGAGTACGCCAAGACTGGCCAGCTCACCACAAAATCCGACGTGTACAGCTTTGGAGTTGTGTTTTTGGAGATCATCTCTGGGAGAAGGGCTATTGATGGGACAAAGCCACCTGAAGAGGAGAATCTAGTTGATTGG GCGAAGCCGTTGTTTAAGGATAGGATGAAGTTCACTTTGATGGCGGACCCGTTGTTGGAAGGGAATTATCCGGTGAAGGGTCTCTATCAGGCTCTCGCCGTTGCAGCTATGTGCATCCAAGACGAGGCCAGGACCCGGCCCCTCATCGCAGACGTCGTCACAGCTCTTGAGTACTTAGCCATCAGGGCAGAtgaagctgctgctgctgctgctgaaaTGGCTGAGTTGGAATAG
- the LOC121777254 gene encoding pentatricopeptide repeat-containing protein At1g61870, mitochondrial-like: protein MALRRRFQSLTLQHRRSFSSSSTTTTPRGGKEQTRAALAALRLEADPDRILDIWRSAALTPESHLDRIVFSKAISKLKELNRHASIRAFIRDSMDANRSERYAAHCIISYGKSGLISDAVDLFDKMPDLGIERNIKTLNSLLFSCLLGREYSLMRRIFFEFPRKYGLEPNLETYNAVLKGICSSGGARESHSILAEMERKGVKPSKQTFASVIEGLYSEENFDDVGKMLHLMKRYDMSPGIGIYNVRIQCLCKLGRLAEAKALFDGILSNGMKPNCRTYGHLIYGFCRQGELDAAKDLYDEMVGKGLKAEAECFFTLVHFLCQGKDFEGALRICDDCISNGWFPNVTTMSTLVRGLNSTNKLDEARRIIRLLKKRFRRNAAIWEQIEMELPKETDISPTA, encoded by the coding sequence ATGGCACTCCGCCGCAGATTCCAATCACTCACGCTCCAACACCGCCGCTCATTCTCAagctcctccaccaccaccactccaCGCGGCGGCAAAGAGCAAACCCGCGCCGCCCTCGCCGCCCTCCGCCTCGAGGCCGACCCCGACCGCATCCTCGACATCTGGCGCTCCGCCGCCCTAACCCCCGAATCCCACCTCGACCGCATCGTCTTCTCCAAAGCCATCTCCAAACTCAAAGAGCTCAACCGCCACGCCTCCATCCGCGCCTTCATCCGCGACTCCATGGACGCCAACCGCTCCGAGCGCTACGCCGCGCACTGCATCATCTCCTACGGCAAGTCCGGCCTCATCAGCGACGCCGTCGACCTGTTCGACAAAATGCCTGACTTAGGAATCGAGAGAAACATCAAAACCCTCAACTCCCTGCTCTTCTCCTGCCTCCTCGGCCGCGAATACTCCCTGATGCGGCGAATCTTCTTCGAATTCCCGAGGAAGTACGGGCTCGAGCCGAATCTGGAGACGTACAACGCCGTTCTGAAGGGGATATGCAGCTCCGGAGGGGCGAGGGAGTCGCACTCCATACTCGCGGAGATGGAGAGAAAGGGCGTAAAACCGAGCAAACAGACGTTCGCTAGCGTGATCGAGGGGTTGTACAGCGAGGAGAACTTTGACGACGTCGGGAAGATGCTGCATTTGATGAAGCGATACGACATGTCGCCCGGGATTGGTATTTACAACGTCAGGATTCAGTGCTTGTGTAAGCTCGGGAGGTTGGCCGAGGCCAAGGCACTGTTCGATGGGATATTATCGAATGGTATGAAACCGAACTGCCGGACGTATGGACATCTGATCTACGGCTTCTGCCGGCAAGGGGAGCTGGACGCAGCCAAAGATTTGTACGACGAGATGGTCGGTAAAGGGTTGAAGGCGGAAGCTGAGTGTTTTTTCACGTTGGTGCATTTTCTATGTCAGGGAAAAGATTTCGAGGGTGCGTTGAGGATCTGCGACGACTGTATTTCCAATGGTTGGTTCCCCAACGTTACGACCATGAGCACGCTCGTTCGTGGACTGAACTCCACGAACAAGCTTGACGAGGCCAGACGAATTATACGACTTCTTAAGAAGAGATTCCGCAGAAATGCAGCAATTTGGGAACAAATTGAAATGGAATTGCCAAAAGAAACAGATATTTCTCCTACCGCCTAG